In Nonlabens agnitus, the DNA window AGCTACACGATCCAGCAGTCGGACATCGATGCGCAGAGTGTATCGAACCAGGCTACGGCTACGGGAACGACACCTGACGGAGATGATGTCAGCGACCTTTCGGATGACAACAGCAACCTGGAGGATGATCCAACGGATACGAATCTTCCTGAGGACAGCGAGATATCGATCATCAAGACCTCTGTGTTCAACGATGAGAACGGTGACGGCTTTGCTCAGTTGGGCGAGACGATCAGCTACAGCTTTGAGGTAACGAACAGTGGAGCTACGACCCTAACGAATGTGACGGTAACGGATCCACTATTGGTGGCGCCAAGCGGCAGCCTTACCGGCGGCCCGATCGCTACACTTGCACCTGGAGCGGTGGACACGGCGACCTTTAGTGGAAGCTACACGATCCAGCAGTCGGACATCGATGCGCAGAGTGTATCGAACCAGGCTACGGCTACGGGAACGACACCTGACGGAGATGATGTCAGCGACCTTTCGGATGACAACAGCAACCTGGAGGATGATCCAACGGATACGAATCTTCCTGAGGACAGCGAGATATCGATCATCAAGACCTCTGTGTTCAACGATGAGAACGGTGACGGCTTTGCTCAGTTGGGCGAGACGATCAGCTACAGCTTTGAGGTAACGAACAGTGGAGCTACGACCCTAACGAATGTGACGGTAACGGATCCACTATTGGTGGCGCCAAGCGGCAGCCTTACCGGCGGCCCCATCGCTACACTGGCACCAGGAGCAACGGACACGACGACCTTTAGCGGAAGCTACACGATCCAGCAGTCGGACATCGATGCTCAGAGCGTATCGAACCAGGCTACGGCTACGGGAACGACACCTGACGGAGATGATGTCAGCGACCTATCGGATGACAACAGCAACCTAGAGAATGATCCAACGGATACGAATCTTCCTGAGGACAGCGAGATATCTATCATCAAGACCTCTGTGTTCAACGATGAGAATGGTGATGGCTTTGCTCAATTGGCGAGACGATCAGCTACAGCTTTGAGGTAACGAACAGTGGAGCTACGACCCTTACGAATGTGACGTAACGGATCCACTATTGGTGGCGCCAAGCGGCAGCCTTACCGGCGGCCCGATCGCTACACTGGCACCTGGATCGGTGGACACGGCGACCTTTAGTGGAAGCTACACGATCCAGCAGTCGGACATCGATGCGCAGAGCGTATCGAACCAGGCTACGGCTACGGGAACGACACCTGACGGAGATGATGTGAGCGACCTATCGGATGACAACAGCAATCTGGAGAATGATCCAACGGATACGAATCTTCCTGAGGATAGCGAGATATCGATCATCAAGACCTCTGTGTTCAACGATGAGAACGGCGATGGCTTTGCTCAGTTGGGCGAGACGATCAGCTACAGCTTTGAGGTGACGAACAGTGGTGCTACGACCCTAACGAATGTAACGGTAACGGATCCACTACTTGATGGTGCCAACGGTACGTTGACTGGCGGTCCCATCGCTACACTGGCACCAGGAGCAACGGACACGACGACCTTTAGCGGAAGCTACACGATCCAGCAGTCCGACATCGATGCGCAGAGCGTATCGAACCAGGCTACGGCTACGGGAACGACACCTGACGGAGATGATGTGAGCGACCTTTCGGATGACAACAGCAACCTGGAGAATGATCCAACGGATACGAATCTTCCTGAGGACAGCGAGATATCGATCATCAAGACCTCTGTGTTCAACGATGAGAATGGCGATGGTTTTGCTCAGTTGGGCGAGACGATCAGCTACAGCTTCGAGGTAACGAACAGTGGAGCTACGACCCTAACGAATGTGACGGTAACGGATCCATTATTGGTGGCGCCAAGCGGCAGCCTTACCGGCGGACCGATCGCGAGCCTTGCACCAGGAGCGGTAGACACGGCGACCTTTAGCGGAAGCTACACGATCCAGCAGTCCGACATCGATGCTCAGAGCGTATCGAACCAGGCTACGGCTACGGGAACGACACCTGACGGAGATGATGTCAGCGACCTATCGGATGACAACAGCAACCTGGAGAATGATCCAACGGGTACGGACCTTCCCGAGGACAGCGAGATATCGATCATCAAGACGTCGGTGTTCAACGATGAGAACGGCGATGGCTTTGCTCAGTTGGGCGAGACGATCAGCTACAGCTTTGAGGTGACGAACAGTGGAGCTACGACCCTTACGAATGTGACGGTAACGGATCCACTACTTGATGGTGCCAACGGTACGTTGACTGGCGGTCCCATCGCTACACTGGCACCAGGAGCGGTAGACACGGCGACCTTTAGCGGAAGCTACACGATCCAGCAGTCGGACATAGATGCTCAGAGCGTATCGAACCAGGCTACGGCTACGGGAACGACACCTGATGGAGATGATGTCAGCGACCTTTCGGATGACAACAGCAACCTAGAGAATGATCCAACGGATACGAATCTTCCTGAGGACAGCGAGATATCGATCATCAAGACCTCTGTGTTCAACGATGAGAACGGCGATGGCTTTGCTCAGTTGGGCGAGACGATCAGCTACAGCTTTGAGGTGACGAACAGTGGAGCTACGACCCTAACGAATGTAACGGTAACGGATCCACTACTTGATGGTGCCAACGGTACGTTGACTGGCGGTCCCATCGCTACACTGGCACCAGGAGCAACGGACACGACCTTTAGCGGAAGCTACACGATCCAGCAGTCCGACATCGATGCGCAGAGCGTATCGAACCAGGCTACGGCTACCGGGAACGACACCTGACGGAGATGATGTGAGCGACCTATCGGATGACAACAGCAACCTGGAGGATGATCCAACGGATACGAATCTTCCTGAGGACAGCGAGATATCGATCATCAAGACCTCTGTGTTCAACGATGAGAATGGTGACGGCTTTGCTCAGTTGGGCGAGACGATCAGCTACAGCTTCGAGGTAACGAACAGTGGAGCTACGACCCTAACGAATGTAACGGTAACGGATCCACTATTGGTGGCGCCAAGCGGCAGCCTTACCGGCGGCCCGATCGCTACACTGGCACCAGGAGCGATAGACACGACGACCTTTAGCGGAAGCTACACGATCCAGCAGTCGGACATCGATGCTCAGAGCGTATCGAATCAGGCTACGGCTACGGGAACGACACCTGACGGAGATGATGTGAGCGACCTATCGGATGACAACAGCAACCTGGAGGATGATCCAACGGATACGAATCTTCCTGAGGACAGCGAGATATCGATCATCAAGACTCTGTGTTCAACGATGAGAACGGTGACGGCTTTGCTCAGTTGGGCGAGACGATCAGCTACAGCTTTGAGGTAACGAACAGTGGAGCTACGACCCTAACGAATGTGACGGTAACGGATCCACTATTGGTGGCGCCAAGCGGCAGCCTTACCGGCGGTCCTATCGCGAAGCCTTGCACCAGGAGCGGTAGACACGGCGACCTTTAGTGGAAGCTACACGATCCAGCAGTCGGACATCGATGCTCAGAGCGTATCGAACCAGGCTACGGCTACGGGAACGACACCTGACGGAGATGATGTCAGCGACCTATCGGATGACAACAGCAACCTGGAGAATGATCCAACGGATACGGACCTTCTTAAAAATGGTAGAATATCTTTGATTAAAATAGGGGTTTCAACGATGAGAACAATGATGGAGTGGCGCAGGTTGGCGAAACTATAAGTTATTCTTTTGTAGTAACAAATACCGGAAATGTTACGTTAACGAACGTTATTATTGCAGACCCGTTATTGGTTACACCAAATGGCAGTCTTACGGGTGGCCTATTGCGAGCCTTGTACCTGGCGAAAGTGATTCGAATACGTTTGTAGGAACTTATACTTTATCCTTAACTGACGTAAACGCATCACAGGTCAGCAATCAAGCGACCGTCGAAGCACAAGATCCCGATAATTCAAATGTCACGGATCTATCAGATGATAATAGTAATTTCGAAAACGATCCGACTATAACATCTTACGATGCGGTCGATGCGATTAACCTTATTAAAGAGAGGAACCTTTAATGATGAGAATGGAGATGGGTCCGCTCAGGTTGGTGAAACTGTCAGTTATTCATTTACTATAAGAAATGCAGGTAATAGGACAATTACTAACATTGTTTTATCTGACCCATTATTACAAGGAATAAACGGTACATTGACTGGCGGTCCTATTACGAGCCTTGTACCTGGAGCGATAGACACGACGACCTTCAGCGGAAGCTACACGATCCAGCAGTCAGATATTGATAATTTGCAAGTCACGAATCAAGCAATTGTTACTGGACAAGATCCTGATAATAATAATGTCACGGATACTTCTGATGATAATAGCCCAATTGAGAATGATCCAACGGATACGGACCTTCCCGAGGACAGCGAGATATCGATCATCAAGACGTCTGTGTTCAACGATGAGAACGGCGATGGCTTTGCTCAGTTGGGCGAGACGATCAGCTACAGCTTTGAGGTGACGAACAGTGGTGCTACGACCCTAACGAATGTAACGGTAACGGATCCACTACTTGATGGTGCCAACGGTACGTTGACTGGCGGTCCCATCGCTACACTGGCACCAGGAGCACGGACACGACGACCTTTAGCGGAAGCTACACGATCCAGCAGTCCGACATCGATGCGCAGAGCGTATCGAACCAGGCTACGGCTACGGGAACGACACCTGACGGAGATGATGTGAGCGACCTTTCGGATGACAACAGCAACCTGGAGAATGATCCAACGGATACGAATCTTCCTGAGACAGCGAGATATCGATCATCAAGACCTCTGTGTTCAACGATGAGAATGGCGATGGTTTTGCTCAGTTGGGCGAGACGATCAGCTACAGCTTCGAGGTAACGAACAGTGGAGCTACGACCCTAACGAATGTGACGGTAACGGATCCATTATTGGTGGCGCCAAGCGGCAGCCTTACCGGCGGACCGATCGCGAGCCTTGCACCAGGAGCGGTAGACACGACGACCTTTAGTGGAAGCTACACGATCCAGCAGTCGGCATCGATGGCTCAGAGCGTATCGAATCAGGCTACGGCTACGGGAACGACACCTGACGGAGATGATGTGAGCGACCTATCGGATGACAACAGCAACCTGGAGGATGATCCAACGGATACGAATCTTCCTGAGGACAGCGAGATATCGATCATCAAGACCTCTGTTGTTCAACGATGAGAACGGTGACGGCTTTGCTCAGTTGGGCGAGACGATCAGCTACAGCTTTGAGGTAACGAACAGTGGAGCTACGACCTAACGAATGTGACGGTAACGGATCCACTATTGGTGGCGCCAAGCGGCAGCCTTACCGGCGGTCCTATCGCGAGCCTTGCACCAGGAGCGGTAGACACGGCGACCTTTAGTGGAAGCTACA includes these proteins:
- a CDS encoding DUF7507 domain-containing protein; translation: MAPSGSLTGGPIATLAPGSVDTATFSGSYTIQQSDIDAQSVSNQATATGTTPDGDDVSDLSDDNSNLENDPTDTNLPEDSEISIIKTSVFNDENGDGFAQLGETISYSFEVTNSGATTLTNVTVTDPLLDGANGTLTGGPIATLAPGATDTTTFSGSYTIQQSDIDAQSVSNQATATGTTPDGDDVSDLSDDNSNLENDPTDTNLPEDSEISIIKTSVFNDENGDGFAQLGETISYSFEVTNSGATTLTNVTVTDPLLVAPSGSLTGGPIASLAPGAVDTATFSGSYTIQQSDIDAQSVSNQATATGTTPDGDDVSDLSDDNSNLENDPTGTDLPEDSEISIIKTSVFNDENGDGFAQLGETISYSFEVTNSGATTLTNVTVTDPLLDGANGTLTGGPIATLAPGAVDTATFSGSYTIQQSDIDAQSVSNQATATGTTPDGDDVSDLSDDNSNLENDPTDTNLPEDSEISIIKTSVFNDENGDGFAQLGETISYSFEVTNSGATTLTNVTVTDPLLDGANGTLTGGPIATLAPGATDTTFSGSYTIQQSDIDAQSVSNQATATGNDT
- a CDS encoding DUF7507 domain-containing protein yields the protein MRRAYRTRLRLPGTTPDGDDVSDLSDDNSNLEDDPTDTNLPEDSEISIIKTSVFNDENGDGFAQLGETISYSFEVTNSGATTLTNVTVTDPLLVAPSGSLTGGPIATLAPGAIDTTTFSGSYTIQQSDIDAQSVSNQATATGTTPDGDDVSDLSDDNSNLEDDPTDTNLPEDSEISIIKTLCSTMRTVTALLSWARRSATALR
- a CDS encoding DUF7507 domain-containing protein, translated to MFNDENGDGFAQLGETISYSFEVTNSGATTLTNVTVTDPLLVAPSGSLTGGPIAKPCTRSGRHGDL
- a CDS encoding DUF7507 domain-containing protein is translated as MHYWWRQAAALPAVLSRSLAPGAVDTATFSGSYTIQQSDIDAQSVSNQATATGTTPDGDDVSDLSDDNSNLENDPTDTDLLKNGRISLIKIGVSTMRTMMEWRRLAKL
- a CDS encoding DUF7507 domain-containing protein; protein product: MAQVGETISYSFVVTNTGNVTLTNVIIADPLLVTPNGSLTGGLLRALYLAKVIRIRL
- a CDS encoding DUF7507 domain-containing protein is translated as MASLVPGESDSNTFVGTYTLSLTDVNASQVSNQATVEAQDPDNSNVTDLSDDNSNFENDPTITSYDAVDAINLIKERNL
- a CDS encoding DUF7507 domain-containing protein; protein product: MRLTLLKRGTFNDENGDGSAQVGETVSYSFTIRNAGNRTITNIVLSDPLLQGINGTLTGGPITSLVPGAIDTTTFSGSYTIQQSDIDNLQVTNQAIVTGQDPDNNNVTDTSDDNSPIENDPTDTDLPEDSEISIIKTSVFNDENGDGFAQLGETISYSFEVTNSGATTLTNVTVTDPLLDGANGTLTGGPIATLAPGARTRRPLAEATRSSSPTSMRRAYRTRLRLRERHLTEMM
- a CDS encoding DUF7507 domain-containing protein; translated protein: MKTSVFNDENGDGFAQLGETISYSFEVTNSGATTLTNVTVTDPLLVAPSGSLTGGPIASLAPGAVDTTTFSGSYTIQQSASMAQSVSNQATATGTTPDGDDVSDLSDDNSNLEDDPTDTNLPEDSEISIIKTSVVQR
- a CDS encoding DUF7507 domain-containing protein is translated as MTVTDPLLVAPSGSLTGGPIASLAPGAVDTATFSGSYTIQQSDIDAQSVSNQATLRERHLMEMMSAPFG